The following coding sequences are from one Candidatus Nitrosopumilus sp. SW window:
- a CDS encoding sulfatase yields the protein MKPNILFFVIDSFRADKCFGSRKNSKIPNIEHLIKNGVYFKNAISSSNSSSPAWLSWFTGLYPFNTKKNETYQKISESTHSYIKDLKKSGYHVYSTMPKPAEYLGFTKDFENDDSSFPIHSRLHNGLGDLIFGKIHKKEIQEPWFYFVHILDLHSPINPPKEFDDDKFGRDSYERTISSIDSWIGKIIKHIDLEKTLVIVTADHGNFIPINANVNNLEINRNEMDVKLWQLEDKIPKSLRSVTRNFARFIEKRRQIKRQSKIKNLDMKPFEKRNLLYSDLFTMFNPNSEHNFLFDDIVKVPLIMAGYGIKDHKQVDVQIRNSLDIFPTIFELIGIKLNEKVDGNSLIPIIDGTEVKENPVYIEGHTNAKDNSKNVIGVRTSRYKYFRIRDETLEDAYLYDLESDPLEETNVINTSRNIAEKMEEVLVQIQKNSSDIIEFEEISDQEAKDVEDELKKLGYL from the coding sequence ATGAAACCCAATATTTTGTTTTTTGTTATTGATTCATTTAGAGCAGACAAATGCTTTGGATCACGAAAAAATTCTAAGATACCAAACATTGAACATCTAATAAAGAATGGAGTTTATTTTAAAAATGCAATTTCTTCCTCAAATAGTAGTAGTCCAGCATGGCTAAGTTGGTTTACTGGCTTATATCCATTTAATACTAAAAAAAACGAAACTTATCAAAAAATTTCTGAATCAACTCATAGTTACATAAAGGATTTAAAAAAATCAGGATATCATGTTTATTCTACCATGCCAAAACCAGCTGAATATTTAGGATTTACAAAAGATTTTGAAAATGATGATTCATCATTTCCCATACATTCAAGATTACATAATGGTCTTGGAGATTTGATTTTTGGAAAAATTCATAAAAAAGAAATACAAGAACCATGGTTTTATTTTGTTCATATTTTAGATTTACATTCACCCATAAATCCACCAAAAGAATTTGATGATGATAAATTTGGAAGAGATTCGTATGAACGTACAATTTCATCAATTGATTCATGGATTGGAAAAATTATCAAACATATTGATTTGGAAAAAACTCTAGTGATTGTTACAGCTGATCATGGAAATTTCATTCCAATAAATGCTAATGTGAATAATTTAGAAATTAATAGAAATGAAATGGATGTTAAACTATGGCAATTAGAAGACAAAATTCCTAAATCATTAAGAAGTGTAACTAGAAATTTTGCGAGATTTATTGAAAAAAGAAGACAGATAAAACGTCAATCAAAAATAAAAAATTTAGATATGAAACCATTTGAAAAAAGAAACTTGTTGTATTCAGATTTATTTACAATGTTTAATCCCAATTCAGAACACAATTTTCTATTTGATGATATTGTAAAAGTTCCACTGATAATGGCAGGATATGGGATCAAAGATCATAAACAAGTAGATGTACAAATTAGAAATAGTTTAGATATTTTTCCTACTATTTTTGAACTAATAGGAATAAAACTAAATGAAAAAGTAGATGGAAATAGCCTTATTCCAATTATAGATGGAACAGAAGTAAAAGAAAATCCAGTATATATCGAGGGACATACAAATGCAAAAGATAATTCAAAAAATGTGATTGGTGTAAGGACTTCTAGATACAAATATTTTAGAATAAGAGATGAAACGTTGGAAGATGCATATTTGTATGATTTAGAGTCAGATCCATTAGAAGAAACAAATGTAATTAACACTAGTAGAAATATTGCAGAAAAAATGGAAGAAGTTTTAGTACAAATACAAAAAAATTCAAGTGACATTATAGAATTTGAAGAAATTAGTGATCAAGAAGCTAAGGATGTTGAAGACGAGTTAAAGAAGCTAGGATATCTTTAA
- a CDS encoding gamma-glutamyl-gamma-aminobutyrate hydrolase family protein (Members of this family of hydrolases with an active site Cys residue belong to MEROPS family C26.) gives MVKKSVRVGISLRVVDAPNYNEKRDALSQDWIFFLEKLGVIPVFIPNNMSDVKDFLKEMNIDGLILSGGDNIGDHPERDKTERNVIEFAIESKTPLLGICRGMQVINKFFDGNVVKNKNSKHVGNVHQIKILNLISKLFDGEKILVNSFHNNIIPKDMLGSELNSFAISTEDNTVEGFFHKKLPFSGIMWHPERDQNENNLLIVKQLLKLQSNKS, from the coding sequence TTGGTTAAAAAAAGTGTAAGAGTTGGAATTTCATTAAGAGTTGTTGATGCACCAAATTACAATGAAAAGAGAGATGCACTAAGTCAGGACTGGATTTTTTTTCTTGAAAAATTAGGTGTAATTCCTGTTTTTATTCCAAATAACATGTCGGATGTAAAGGATTTTCTTAAGGAAATGAATATTGATGGATTAATTCTCTCCGGTGGAGATAATATCGGGGATCATCCAGAGCGTGACAAAACAGAAAGAAATGTTATTGAGTTTGCCATAGAATCAAAAACGCCTCTCTTGGGAATATGTAGAGGAATGCAAGTCATAAACAAATTTTTTGATGGAAATGTTGTCAAAAATAAAAATTCTAAACACGTTGGTAATGTTCATCAAATAAAAATTTTAAATCTAATTTCAAAATTGTTTGATGGTGAAAAAATTCTGGTGAATTCTTTTCATAATAATATAATTCCAAAAGATATGCTTGGTAGTGAACTTAATTCGTTTGCAATCTCTACAGAGGATAACACAGTAGAAGGTTTCTTTCATAAAAAATTACCATTTAGTGGAATTATGTGGCATCCCGAAAGAGATCAGAATGAAAATAATTTGTTAATAGTAAAACAACTTCTAAAACTTCAATCAAACAAATCATGA